In a single window of the Kiloniellales bacterium genome:
- a CDS encoding divergent polysaccharide deacetylase family protein: MFGAVGLFFSGALIGAVVGTQIARDDFETRLAALERPAAERAAPGMWRRGPSRHDLAVFRPARPAPPAPGSLPKDGGAERDPAQAGFEPEARAEAGEPDEPVSAPPDVATEEPRRLAHVEPTRESPVEISEPAWRRHAVPVGALQGRPAIAIVLDDLGLNLPNTRKAITLPAPLSLAFMTYGYDLPRLTRRAREAGHELLVHLPMEPRDRATDPGPNVLITGMAEADLAQRLDWGLGRFEGFVGVNNHMGSRFTASAPDMALVMQALKRRGLLFLDSQTIADSVGGEVAEAFSVPFARRDVFIDNVAEADDIRTQLAKLERLASRRGYAVGIGHPYSETIRVLEAWIPEAKARGFVFVPISDIVGRRNVSG, encoded by the coding sequence GTGTTCGGGGCGGTCGGGCTGTTCTTCAGCGGCGCCCTGATCGGCGCCGTCGTCGGGACCCAAATTGCCCGCGACGACTTCGAGACCCGCTTGGCGGCCTTGGAGAGGCCGGCCGCCGAGCGCGCCGCGCCCGGCATGTGGCGCCGCGGTCCGTCGCGGCATGACTTGGCCGTGTTCCGTCCGGCCAGGCCAGCGCCGCCCGCGCCCGGTTCCCTGCCTAAGGACGGCGGGGCGGAGCGCGACCCGGCGCAGGCCGGCTTCGAACCGGAGGCGAGGGCGGAAGCGGGCGAGCCGGACGAACCCGTCTCGGCGCCCCCCGACGTGGCAACCGAGGAGCCGAGGCGGCTGGCCCATGTGGAGCCGACCCGGGAAAGCCCGGTCGAAATCTCGGAACCGGCCTGGCGGCGCCATGCCGTGCCGGTGGGCGCACTCCAAGGCCGCCCTGCAATTGCCATCGTCCTCGACGATCTCGGGCTCAACCTGCCGAATACCCGCAAGGCGATCACGCTGCCCGCGCCGCTCTCGCTGGCCTTCATGACCTACGGCTATGATCTGCCGCGCCTGACCCGGCGCGCCAGAGAGGCCGGACACGAGCTGCTGGTGCACCTGCCCATGGAGCCCAGGGACCGTGCGACCGACCCCGGGCCGAACGTCCTGATCACCGGCATGGCTGAGGCCGATCTGGCGCAGCGCCTGGACTGGGGCCTTGGCCGCTTCGAGGGCTTCGTCGGGGTCAACAACCACATGGGCAGCCGCTTCACCGCATCGGCGCCCGACATGGCCCTTGTGATGCAGGCGCTGAAGCGCCGCGGCCTGCTGTTCCTCGACTCCCAGACCATCGCAGACAGCGTCGGCGGGGAGGTGGCCGAGGCCTTCAGTGTGCCCTTCGCCCGGCGCGACGTCTTCATCGACAACGTCGCCGAGGCCGATGACATCCGGACGCAGCTCGCGAAGCTGGAACGGCTGGCGAGCCGCCGCGGCTACGCCGTCGGCATCGGCCATCCCTACAGTGAGACGATCAGGGTGCTGGAGGCCTGGATCCCGGAGGCCAAGGCCCGCGGCTTCGTCTTCGTGCCGATCAGCGACATCGTGGGACGCCGCAACGTCTCCGGCTGA
- the secG gene encoding preprotein translocase subunit SecG, translated as MTTVLLVIHLLLAIALIGTVLLQKSEGGGLGIGGGGGGGGGMSGFLTGRGTANLLTRTTAILAACFMVTSLTLTLLAGGDREAGSILDAPIQSETAPAETGQGEPAEPSVPVQ; from the coding sequence ATGACCACCGTCCTCCTCGTCATCCACCTGCTTCTTGCGATCGCCTTGATCGGGACCGTCCTGCTCCAGAAGAGCGAAGGCGGCGGCCTCGGAATCGGCGGCGGCGGCGGCGGCGGGGGCGGCATGAGCGGATTCCTGACCGGCCGCGGCACGGCCAACCTCCTGACCCGGACCACCGCGATCCTGGCCGCCTGCTTCATGGTGACCAGCCTGACCCTGACGCTCCTGGCCGGCGGTGACCGGGAGGCGGGCTCGATCCTCGACGCCCCGATCCAGAGCGAAACGGCCCCGGCGGAAACCGGCCAGGGCGAGCCGGCGGAGCCCTCGGTCCCGGTTCAGTGA
- a CDS encoding aminodeoxychorismate/anthranilate synthase component II: protein MFLLIDNYDSFTYNLYHFLGELGARVTVRRNDALSAEEALEMAPQGIILSPGPCDPDQAGICLELVSKAAGRLPLLGVCLGHQAIGQAFGGRVVRAPAPMHGKLSPIRHEAGGVFEGLPSPLSATRYHSLTVERDSLPDSLEVTADTEDGTIMGLRHRELPIHGVQFHPESIASEHGHALLHNFLAIAGHNA, encoded by the coding sequence ATGTTTCTGCTTATAGATAATTACGATAGCTTCACCTACAACCTCTACCATTTCCTGGGGGAGCTGGGCGCGCGCGTGACCGTCAGGCGGAACGACGCGCTGAGCGCCGAGGAGGCCCTGGAAATGGCGCCTCAGGGGATCATCCTGTCGCCCGGCCCCTGCGATCCCGACCAGGCCGGGATCTGCCTGGAGCTGGTGAGCAAGGCCGCAGGGCGCCTGCCCCTGCTCGGCGTTTGCCTCGGGCACCAGGCCATCGGCCAGGCCTTCGGCGGCCGGGTGGTGCGGGCGCCGGCGCCGATGCACGGCAAGCTGAGCCCGATCCGGCACGAGGCCGGCGGCGTCTTCGAGGGCCTGCCCTCGCCGCTGTCGGCGACCCGCTATCATTCCCTGACCGTCGAGCGAGACAGTCTGCCGGACAGCCTGGAGGTTACCGCCGACACCGAGGACGGCACCATCATGGGGCTGCGCCACCGCGAGCTGCCGATCCATGGCGTGCAGTTCCACCCGGAGAGCATCGCCTCCGAGCACGGCCACGCCCTGCTGCACAACTTCCTCGCCATCGCCGGCCACAACGCCTGA
- a CDS encoding peptidyl-prolyl cis-trans isomerase, translating to MLNSLRKTGAKIVTFILFGLLILSFAVWGIGDIVRGPALSSSVIQVGDTQVPREDFDRALRQSMDRIQQMLGQPMDMRQARSFGLVDQVLGELSNRALLDQLSSDMGLVVSDEQLLKVVREISAFQNAAGEFDQMILDQTLRNANMTRGMLLDQLRRETNQDQINAAVTEGIAAPESLADILYRYRSERRIAEYLVLPRTGVEVPADPEEAALEAFYRDNGGRFMAPEYRSLTYLHLAVADVSAEISIPEEDLRAAFEERREEYVVPERRQIAQFILPDEGAAKAAAEKLATGSDFAVVAEETTGNPPIDLGVLTREELLPEIADAVFTLEAEQASAPLESPLGWHLVRVGTIEPRQEPDFAEVRESLLQELTETEALDRILDTAGQLDDDLGRGDTLEQVSDSLGLPIKKVDAIARNGRDRADQEVAGLPDPRSFLREAFDLESGEESLVIETANGGYFVVRVDGITASAQRPFAEVRDEALTAWREQEIDRLLREKAESLAQRLGEAGDLAGIGSTEGLSLAKTEPLRREDSGPEKVPAPELTGRLFEAKPNGVVTAASSDGYVVAKLVEILPADPAGDPEGLAALRDQLGAGLQQDFMAQFIAALRERYDITVNQQLVDQLTGNI from the coding sequence ATGTTGAACAGCCTGCGCAAAACCGGTGCCAAGATCGTCACTTTCATCCTCTTCGGGCTTCTGATTCTGAGCTTCGCGGTCTGGGGCATCGGCGACATCGTGCGCGGTCCGGCGCTCAGCTCTTCGGTGATCCAGGTCGGCGACACCCAGGTGCCGCGCGAGGACTTCGACCGGGCCCTGCGGCAGTCCATGGACCGCATACAGCAGATGCTGGGCCAGCCGATGGACATGCGCCAGGCGCGCAGCTTCGGCCTGGTCGATCAGGTCCTCGGCGAGCTGAGCAACCGGGCCCTGCTCGATCAGCTGTCCAGCGATATGGGGCTGGTGGTCAGCGACGAGCAGCTGCTCAAGGTGGTCCGCGAGATCTCCGCCTTCCAGAATGCCGCGGGCGAGTTCGACCAGATGATCCTGGACCAGACCCTGCGGAACGCGAACATGACCAGGGGCATGCTGCTGGATCAGCTGCGCCGGGAGACTAACCAGGATCAGATCAACGCCGCGGTCACCGAAGGCATCGCCGCCCCGGAGAGCCTCGCGGACATCCTCTACCGCTATCGTTCGGAACGGCGGATCGCCGAGTACCTCGTCCTGCCGCGCACCGGGGTTGAGGTGCCGGCGGATCCCGAGGAAGCGGCGCTCGAGGCCTTCTACCGGGACAATGGCGGCCGCTTCATGGCGCCGGAGTACCGCAGCCTCACCTACCTCCACCTGGCGGTCGCGGACGTCTCCGCCGAGATCAGCATTCCCGAGGAGGACTTGCGGGCGGCCTTCGAGGAACGCCGCGAAGAGTACGTGGTCCCCGAGCGGCGCCAGATCGCGCAGTTCATCCTGCCCGACGAAGGCGCGGCCAAGGCGGCGGCTGAGAAATTGGCGACCGGCAGCGACTTCGCCGTCGTCGCCGAGGAGACCACCGGGAACCCGCCCATCGACCTTGGCGTGCTGACCAGGGAAGAGCTTCTGCCCGAGATCGCCGACGCGGTCTTCACGCTCGAGGCGGAGCAGGCCAGCGCACCCCTGGAATCTCCGCTGGGCTGGCACCTCGTGCGGGTCGGGACGATCGAGCCGCGTCAGGAACCCGACTTCGCCGAGGTCCGCGAAAGTCTGCTCCAGGAGCTGACCGAGACCGAGGCGTTGGACCGGATCCTGGATACTGCCGGCCAGCTGGACGACGACCTCGGCCGCGGCGACACCCTGGAACAGGTTTCGGACAGCCTCGGCCTGCCAATCAAGAAGGTGGACGCGATCGCACGGAACGGCCGTGACCGCGCGGACCAGGAAGTGGCCGGCCTGCCGGACCCGCGTTCCTTCCTGCGCGAGGCCTTCGACCTGGAGAGCGGCGAGGAAAGCCTGGTCATTGAGACGGCCAACGGCGGCTACTTCGTGGTCCGTGTCGACGGCATCACCGCGAGCGCGCAGCGCCCCTTCGCCGAGGTCCGCGACGAGGCCCTCACCGCCTGGCGCGAGCAGGAGATCGACCGCCTACTGCGTGAGAAGGCCGAGAGCCTGGCCCAGCGGCTCGGCGAGGCCGGCGACCTGGCCGGGATCGGTTCGACCGAAGGCCTGAGCCTGGCCAAGACCGAGCCTTTGCGGCGCGAGGACAGCGGCCCGGAAAAGGTGCCCGCACCCGAGTTGACCGGCCGGCTCTTCGAGGCAAAGCCGAACGGCGTGGTCACCGCGGCCTCCTCGGACGGCTATGTCGTCGCCAAGCTGGTCGAGATCCTGCCGGCCGACCCGGCCGGCGACCCGGAAGGCCTGGCCGCCTTGCGCGACCAGCTTGGGGCCGGCCTTCAGCAGGACTTCATGGCCCAGTTCATCGCCGCCCTGCGCGAACGCTACGACATCACGGTGAACCAGCAGCTGGTCGATCAGTTGACCGGCAACATCTGA
- the pdhA gene encoding pyruvate dehydrogenase (acetyl-transferring) E1 component subunit alpha, producing the protein MANPKSSATRAGGSGPKKRTRKGNGIADFPAEELIAYYEEMLLIRRFEEKAGQMYGMGLIGGFCHLYIGQEAVVVGMQAAITDKDTVITSYRDHGHMLACGMDPKGVMAELTGRRGGYSKGKGGSMHMFSREKGFYGGHGIVGAQVPLGTGIAFAHKYLDEPAVCLTYLGDGAINQGQVYESFNMASLWQLPAIYVIENNKYGMGTSSDRASARSTELYQRGQSYGIPGQQIDGMDVLAVKAAGEKAVAHAKGGKGPYILEAMTYRYRGHSMSDPAKYRSKEEVQKVRKEYDPIDQLRSALLAGGIIDEARLKDIDRVVKAKVSEAAEFAQESPEPDPAELYTDVFVTA; encoded by the coding sequence ATGGCCAATCCGAAGAGCAGCGCGACCCGGGCCGGCGGCTCCGGGCCGAAAAAGCGGACGCGCAAAGGCAACGGTATCGCCGACTTTCCCGCCGAAGAGCTGATCGCCTACTACGAGGAGATGCTGCTGATCCGCCGCTTCGAGGAGAAGGCGGGGCAGATGTACGGCATGGGCCTGATCGGCGGCTTCTGCCATCTCTACATCGGCCAGGAGGCCGTGGTGGTCGGGATGCAGGCGGCGATCACCGACAAGGACACGGTGATCACGTCCTACCGGGACCACGGCCACATGCTGGCCTGCGGCATGGATCCCAAGGGCGTGATGGCCGAGCTGACCGGACGCCGCGGCGGCTATTCCAAGGGCAAGGGCGGCTCGATGCACATGTTCAGCCGTGAGAAGGGCTTCTACGGCGGCCACGGCATCGTCGGCGCCCAGGTCCCGCTCGGCACCGGCATCGCCTTCGCGCACAAGTACCTCGACGAGCCGGCGGTCTGCCTGACCTACCTCGGCGACGGCGCGATCAACCAGGGCCAGGTCTACGAGTCCTTCAACATGGCCTCGCTCTGGCAGCTGCCGGCGATCTACGTCATCGAGAACAACAAGTACGGCATGGGCACCAGCAGCGACCGCGCCTCGGCCCGCAGCACCGAGCTCTACCAGCGCGGTCAGTCCTATGGCATCCCGGGCCAGCAGATCGACGGCATGGACGTCCTCGCCGTCAAGGCCGCCGGCGAGAAGGCCGTGGCCCACGCGAAGGGCGGCAAGGGCCCCTACATCCTGGAGGCGATGACCTACCGCTATCGCGGCCACTCGATGTCCGACCCGGCCAAGTACCGCAGCAAGGAGGAGGTCCAGAAGGTCCGCAAGGAATACGACCCGATCGACCAGCTGCGCAGCGCCCTGCTGGCCGGCGGGATCATAGACGAGGCCAGGCTCAAGGACATCGACCGCGTCGTGAAGGCCAAGGTCTCGGAGGCCGCGGAGTTCGCCCAGGAGAGCCCGGAGCCCGATCCTGCCGAGCTCTACACCGACGTCTTTGTCACGGCCTGA
- a CDS encoding CTP synthase, which produces MARFIFITGGVVSSLGKGLCSAALGALLQARGFKVRLRKLDPYLNVDPGTMSPYQHGEVYVTDDGAETDLDLGHYERFTGVPSRRGDNVTTGQIYSQVLAKERRGEYLGATVQVIPHVTDAIKDFVRAGLTDEDFVVCEIGGTVGDIEGLPFLEAIRQLGNELGRERSMFIHLTLLPYIASAGELKSKPTQHSVKELQSVGIQPDMIVCRTEHEIDEDARRKIALFCNIRREAVIQALDVDTIYAVPRSYHEEGLDREVCRHFSLGGGAPDLEVWDRVVGRIRQPDGEVTIGVVGKYTSLIDSYKSLAEALTHGGIANNVRVKVNWLDSEIFESEGAVDRLEGVHGILVPGGFGERGSEGKVAAASFARTRGVPYFGICFGMQMAVIEAARNLAGLGGAGSTEFGGCEHPVVGLMTEWTRDNVVERRDAASDLGGTMRLGAYPCLIAEGSQVAGIYSATEISERHRHRYEVNINYRARLEDAGLRFSGLSPDGELPEIVELPAHPWFIGVQFHPELKSKPFAPHPLFTSFIEAAVAQSRLM; this is translated from the coding sequence ATGGCGCGGTTCATCTTCATCACCGGCGGCGTGGTCTCCTCCCTCGGTAAAGGTCTTTGCTCTGCGGCCCTCGGCGCGCTGCTCCAGGCGCGCGGCTTCAAGGTCCGCCTGCGCAAGCTCGATCCTTACCTCAACGTCGATCCGGGGACCATGAGCCCCTATCAGCACGGCGAGGTCTACGTCACCGACGACGGGGCCGAGACCGACCTCGACCTGGGGCACTACGAGCGCTTCACCGGCGTGCCCTCGCGGCGCGGCGACAACGTCACCACCGGGCAGATCTACTCCCAGGTCCTGGCCAAGGAACGGCGCGGCGAGTACCTGGGCGCCACGGTCCAGGTGATCCCCCACGTCACCGACGCGATCAAGGACTTCGTGCGGGCCGGGCTCACCGACGAGGACTTCGTGGTCTGCGAGATCGGCGGCACGGTCGGCGACATCGAGGGCCTGCCGTTCCTCGAGGCGATCCGCCAGCTCGGCAACGAGCTCGGCCGCGAGCGCAGCATGTTCATCCACCTGACCCTGCTGCCATACATCGCCTCGGCCGGCGAGCTGAAGTCCAAGCCGACCCAGCATTCGGTCAAGGAGCTCCAGAGCGTCGGCATCCAGCCGGACATGATCGTCTGCCGCACCGAGCACGAGATCGACGAGGACGCACGGCGCAAGATCGCCCTGTTCTGCAACATCCGCCGGGAAGCGGTGATCCAAGCCCTCGATGTCGACACCATCTACGCGGTGCCGCGCAGCTACCACGAGGAGGGCCTGGACCGGGAGGTCTGCCGCCACTTCTCGCTGGGCGGCGGCGCGCCCGACCTGGAAGTCTGGGACCGGGTGGTTGGCCGCATCCGCCAGCCCGACGGCGAGGTCACCATCGGGGTGGTCGGGAAGTACACCAGCCTAATCGATTCCTACAAATCCCTAGCCGAGGCCCTGACCCACGGCGGCATCGCCAACAACGTCCGGGTCAAGGTCAACTGGCTCGATTCGGAGATCTTCGAATCCGAGGGCGCGGTCGATCGCCTGGAGGGCGTCCACGGCATTCTGGTGCCCGGCGGCTTCGGCGAGCGCGGCTCGGAGGGCAAAGTGGCCGCCGCCAGCTTCGCGCGGACCAGGGGCGTGCCCTATTTCGGCATCTGCTTCGGCATGCAGATGGCGGTCATCGAGGCGGCCCGGAATCTCGCCGGCCTGGGCGGCGCGGGCTCGACCGAGTTCGGCGGCTGCGAGCACCCGGTGGTCGGCCTGATGACCGAGTGGACCCGCGACAACGTCGTCGAGCGCCGCGACGCCGCCAGCGACCTGGGCGGCACCATGCGGCTCGGCGCCTATCCCTGCCTGATCGCGGAAGGCAGCCAGGTCGCCGGGATCTACAGCGCGACCGAGATCAGCGAGCGCCACCGGCACCGCTACGAGGTCAACATCAACTACCGCGCCAGGCTCGAGGATGCAGGGCTGCGCTTCTCCGGCCTGTCGCCGGACGGGGAGCTGCCGGAGATCGTCGAGTTGCCGGCGCATCCCTGGTTCATCGGCGTCCAGTTCCATCCCGAGCTCAAGTCCAAGCCCTTCGCGCCACACCCGCTGTTCACCTCCTTCATCGAAGCGGCGGTCGCCCAGTCGCGGCTGATGTAG
- the eno gene encoding phosphopyruvate hydratase: MTAIVDIRGREVLDSRGNPTVEVDVVLESGAFGRAAVPSGASTGAHEAVELRDGDRARYRGKGVLQAVEAVNHEILDVLSGLDAEDQVQIDMMMAELDGTPNKARLGANAVLGVSLAVAKAAAEEAGLPLYRYVGGTQARSLPVPLMNIINGGAHADNTIDFQEFMIAPVGADSFAEALRHGAEVFHALGGQLKAAGHNTNVGDEGGYAPGLSTAEEALDAVMKAIEAAGLKPGEDILLALDTASTEFYRDGKYHLEGEGKTLDSEAMVRRLAELAAAYPIRSIEDGLAEDDWEGWSALTAELGAKAQLVGDDLFVTSTERLARGIEAGAGNAILVKVNQIGSLTETLAAVEMAQKASFGVVMSHRSGETEDNTIADLAVATNCGQIKTGSLSRSDRTAKYNQLLRIEEELGLAAHYPGARVFAGSR; the protein is encoded by the coding sequence ATGACAGCCATCGTCGATATCCGGGGCCGGGAGGTCCTCGACTCCCGCGGCAATCCCACCGTCGAGGTCGACGTGGTGCTGGAGAGCGGCGCCTTCGGCCGCGCCGCGGTGCCCTCGGGCGCCTCGACCGGGGCGCACGAGGCGGTCGAGCTGCGCGACGGCGACAGGGCGCGCTACCGCGGCAAGGGTGTGCTCCAGGCCGTCGAGGCGGTCAACCACGAGATCCTCGACGTGCTCTCCGGGCTCGACGCCGAGGACCAGGTCCAGATCGACATGATGATGGCCGAGCTGGACGGCACCCCGAACAAGGCCCGCCTCGGCGCCAACGCCGTGCTCGGGGTCAGCCTCGCGGTCGCCAAGGCCGCGGCGGAGGAAGCCGGGCTGCCGCTCTACCGCTATGTCGGCGGCACCCAGGCGCGGAGCCTGCCGGTGCCCCTGATGAACATCATCAACGGCGGCGCCCACGCCGATAACACCATCGACTTCCAGGAGTTCATGATCGCCCCGGTCGGCGCCGACAGCTTCGCCGAGGCCCTGCGTCACGGCGCGGAGGTCTTCCACGCCCTGGGCGGCCAGCTCAAGGCGGCGGGCCACAATACCAACGTCGGCGACGAGGGCGGCTACGCGCCGGGCCTTTCGACCGCGGAAGAGGCCCTGGACGCGGTCATGAAGGCGATCGAGGCGGCCGGCCTGAAGCCGGGCGAAGATATTCTCCTGGCCCTCGATACCGCCAGCACGGAATTCTACCGCGACGGCAAGTACCACCTGGAAGGCGAGGGCAAGACCCTGGACTCCGAGGCCATGGTCCGGCGCCTGGCCGAGCTGGCCGCAGCCTACCCGATCCGCTCGATCGAGGACGGCCTGGCCGAGGACGACTGGGAGGGCTGGAGCGCACTGACCGCCGAGCTGGGCGCCAAGGCGCAGCTGGTCGGCGACGACCTCTTCGTCACCAGCACCGAGCGGCTGGCCCGCGGCATCGAGGCCGGCGCCGGCAACGCCATCCTGGTCAAGGTCAATCAGATCGGCAGCCTGACCGAGACCCTGGCGGCGGTCGAGATGGCCCAGAAGGCCAGCTTCGGCGTGGTCATGTCGCACCGCTCGGGCGAGACCGAGGACAACACCATCGCCGACCTCGCGGTGGCGACCAACTGCGGCCAGATCAAGACCGGCTCGCTGTCGCGCAGCGACCGGACGGCCAAGTACAACCAGCTGCTGCGCATCGAGGAGGAACTCGGCCTGGCCGCCCACTACCCCGGCGCCCGAGTCTTCGCCGGGAGCCGCTGA
- the trpE gene encoding anthranilate synthase component I codes for MRAQPDFAAFARAYEEGRAQIVSTTLVADLETPVSAFLKLADGRPNSFLFESVEGGATIGRYSFLGRKPDLIWRCREGRAEINRQAHFDLQSFEPLSGKPLETLRALVAESRIDLPPGLPPMASALVGFMGYDMVRQMERLPDENPDVLGVPEAVFLRPSVIAVFDRVEDLITVFSPVWPDPEVGAKAAYGRACERLSDVVVDFERSLPYRREPVEAAAALPEPKSNMTPEAFRAMVERGKEYIFAGDVFQVVLSQRFTLPFALPPFSLYRALRRLNPSPFLFFLDFGGFSIVGSSPEILVRLREGEVTIRPLAGTRPRGRSAEEDRQLTEELLADPKERAEHLMLLDLGRNDVGRVAKVGSVRVTEQSTVETYSHVMHIVSNVIGDLAEGEDAMSALVAGFPAGTVSGAPKVRAMEIIDELEPERRSIYAGTVGYFGAGGAMDTCIALRTALVKDGEVVIQAGGGIVADSDPEAEYQESCNKARAVIRAAEEAMRFAAQKT; via the coding sequence ATGCGCGCACAGCCCGACTTCGCGGCCTTCGCCCGAGCCTACGAAGAGGGCCGGGCGCAGATCGTCTCGACCACCCTGGTGGCCGACCTGGAGACCCCGGTCTCCGCCTTCCTGAAGCTCGCCGACGGCCGGCCCAACAGCTTCCTTTTCGAGTCCGTGGAAGGCGGTGCGACCATCGGCCGCTATTCCTTCCTCGGTCGCAAGCCGGACCTGATCTGGCGCTGCCGCGAGGGCCGCGCCGAGATCAACCGCCAGGCCCACTTCGACCTGCAGAGCTTCGAGCCCCTGTCCGGCAAGCCCTTGGAGACCCTGCGCGCGCTGGTGGCGGAATCGCGCATTGACCTGCCACCGGGCCTGCCGCCGATGGCCTCGGCCCTGGTCGGCTTCATGGGCTACGACATGGTCCGGCAGATGGAGCGTCTGCCCGACGAGAACCCGGACGTCCTGGGCGTGCCCGAGGCGGTCTTTCTGCGGCCAAGCGTGATCGCGGTCTTCGACCGGGTCGAGGACCTGATCACGGTCTTCTCCCCGGTCTGGCCCGACCCCGAAGTCGGCGCCAAGGCCGCCTATGGACGGGCCTGCGAGCGGCTGTCCGACGTGGTCGTCGACTTCGAGCGCTCCTTGCCCTACCGGCGCGAGCCGGTCGAGGCGGCCGCGGCGCTGCCCGAGCCGAAATCGAACATGACGCCGGAGGCCTTCCGGGCCATGGTCGAGCGCGGCAAGGAGTACATCTTCGCCGGCGACGTCTTCCAGGTCGTGCTGTCGCAGCGTTTCACCCTGCCCTTCGCGCTGCCGCCCTTCTCGCTCTACCGCGCCTTGCGCCGGCTCAACCCTTCGCCCTTTCTGTTCTTCCTCGACTTCGGCGGCTTCTCGATCGTCGGCTCCAGCCCCGAGATCCTGGTCCGGCTGCGCGAGGGCGAGGTGACGATCCGGCCCCTGGCGGGCACCCGGCCCCGCGGGCGCAGCGCCGAGGAGGACCGGCAGCTGACCGAGGAGCTGCTGGCCGACCCCAAGGAACGCGCCGAGCACCTGATGCTGCTGGATCTTGGCCGCAACGACGTCGGTCGGGTCGCCAAGGTCGGCAGCGTCAGGGTCACCGAGCAGTCCACCGTCGAGACCTACAGCCACGTCATGCACATCGTCTCCAATGTGATCGGCGACCTGGCCGAGGGCGAGGACGCGATGAGCGCCCTGGTCGCCGGCTTTCCGGCCGGAACGGTCTCCGGCGCGCCCAAGGTCCGGGCCATGGAGATCATCGACGAGCTGGAGCCCGAGCGGCGCAGCATCTACGCCGGGACCGTTGGCTACTTTGGCGCCGGCGGCGCCATGGACACCTGCATCGCCCTGCGCACCGCCCTGGTGAAGGACGGCGAGGTCGTGATCCAGGCCGGCGGCGGCATCGTCGCCGACAGCGATCCCGAGGCCGAGTATCAGGAGAGCTGCAACAAGGCGCGCGCCGTCATCCGGGCAGCCGAGGAAGCCATGCGTTTCGCGGCCCAAAAGACGTGA
- the tpiA gene encoding triose-phosphate isomerase: MRRKLIAGNWKMNGLRASSRNLAQSLLDGIACAAPSCDLLVCPPACVLETVGGMIAGTPIALGGQDCHSAEAGAHTGDISAAMLKDAGCAYVILGHSERRSDHGETDALVQAKSGAALAAGLTPIVCVGETAAERDAGRTLAVVEAQLAGSLPRLGPGQVLAIAYEPVWAIGSGRTPSAAEVGELHGAVRRWLEARLGNEAAAAVRILYGGSMKPANAAELLAVAEVDGGLIGGASLKAEDFLAIARACG; this comes from the coding sequence ATGCGGCGCAAGCTGATTGCCGGCAACTGGAAGATGAATGGCTTGCGCGCCTCTTCTCGAAATCTGGCGCAGAGCCTGCTGGACGGGATCGCCTGCGCGGCACCGTCCTGCGACCTTCTGGTCTGCCCGCCCGCGTGTGTGCTGGAGACGGTCGGCGGCATGATCGCCGGGACGCCGATCGCGCTCGGCGGCCAGGACTGCCACAGCGCCGAGGCCGGCGCCCACACCGGCGACATCTCCGCCGCCATGCTGAAAGACGCCGGCTGCGCCTACGTCATCCTCGGCCATTCAGAGCGGCGCAGCGATCACGGCGAGACCGACGCCCTGGTCCAGGCCAAGTCGGGCGCGGCGCTGGCCGCCGGCTTGACCCCGATCGTCTGCGTCGGCGAGACCGCAGCGGAGCGGGACGCCGGCCGCACCCTGGCCGTGGTCGAAGCCCAGCTGGCCGGTTCCCTGCCACGGCTCGGACCCGGGCAGGTCCTGGCAATCGCCTACGAGCCCGTCTGGGCCATCGGCAGCGGCCGGACCCCGAGCGCCGCCGAGGTCGGCGAGCTCCACGGCGCGGTCCGGCGCTGGCTCGAGGCCAGGCTGGGCAACGAGGCCGCGGCGGCCGTCCGCATTCTCTACGGCGGCTCGATGAAGCCGGCCAATGCCGCAGAGCTGCTGGCCGTAGCGGAGGTCGACGGCGGCCTGATCGGCGGTGCCAGCCTTAAGGCCGAGGATTTCCTGGCCATCGCCCGGGCCTGCGGCTAG
- a CDS encoding septum formation initiator family protein, whose protein sequence is MSSVRDIRRRVRQVAPQFLSACVMLYFLYHAIQGDRGFLAWLSLNKDLEQAKLAAVEVEAQRERLERRVGRLQPEHLDPDLLDERARALLNLGRHDEVVIVRPRPKD, encoded by the coding sequence ATGTCAAGCGTCAGGGACATCCGGCGTCGGGTCCGGCAGGTCGCCCCCCAGTTCCTCTCGGCCTGCGTGATGCTGTACTTCCTCTACCATGCGATCCAGGGCGACCGCGGCTTCCTGGCCTGGCTCAGTCTGAACAAGGACCTCGAACAGGCGAAGCTGGCCGCCGTGGAGGTGGAAGCGCAGCGGGAGCGTCTGGAAAGGCGGGTCGGCCGGCTGCAGCCGGAGCATCTGGACCCCGATCTGCTGGACGAGCGCGCCCGGGCGCTGCTGAACCTGGGCCGGCACGACGAGGTGGTCATCGTACGGCCGCGGCCGAAGGACTAG